A DNA window from Arachis hypogaea cultivar Tifrunner chromosome 18, arahy.Tifrunner.gnm2.J5K5, whole genome shotgun sequence contains the following coding sequences:
- the LOC112769159 gene encoding phosphoglycerate kinase, chloroplastic: MATSASPTTFSLLSSTTNSSTSSSSTRSSLLHLSPTTTSGGLRLRSAGLRRLGFAAADPLLALHVASRISSASSGKGVRGVVSMAKKSVGDLTAADLKGKRVFVRADLNVPLDDNQNITDDTRIRAAIPTIKHLIQNGAKVILSSHLGRPKGVTPKFSLAPLVPRLSELIGIQVVKADDSIGPEVEKLVASLPHGGVLLLENVRFYKEEEKNDPEHAKKLAALADLYVNDAFGTAHRAHASTEGVTKFLKPSVAGFLLQKELDYLVGAVSNPKRPFAAIVGGSKVSSKIGVIESLLEKCDILLLGGGMIFTFYKAQGLSVGSSLVEEDKLDLATSLLAKAKAKGVSLLLPSDVVIADKFAPDANSKVVPASAIPDGWMGLDIGPESIKTFNEALETTKTIIWNGPMGVFEFDKFAVGTEAIAKKLADLSGKGVTTIIGGGDSVAAVEKVGVANVMSHISTGGGASLELLEGKELPGVLALDEATPVAV; encoded by the exons ATGGCCACGTCAGCATCCCCAAcgactttctctctcctctcttcaaCCACCAACTCCTCCACTTCCTCATCCTCCACTCGCTCCTCCCTCCTCCACCTCTCTCCCACCACCACATCTGGTGGCCTCCGCCTCCGCTCAGCCGGCCTCCGCCGCCTGGGCTTCGCCGCGGCGGACCCGCTCCTGGCCCTCCACGTGGCATCAAGGATCAGCTCGGCGTCGTCCGGGAAGGGAGTGAGGGGCGTTGTTTCCATGGCGAAGAAGAGCGTTGGGGACTTGACTGCTGCTGACTTGAAAGGAAAGAGAGTGTTCGTTAGGGCTGACCTTAACGTGCCACTTGATGATAACCAGAACATCACCGACGACACTAGGATCCGTGCCGCCATTCCCACCATCAAGCACCTCATCCAGAATGGTGCCAAAGTCATTCTCTCCAGTCATTTG GGACGACCGAAGGGTGTCACTCCCAAGTTCAGCTTGGCACCTCTTGTACCCCGTCTTTCTGAACTCATTGGTATCCAG GTTGTCAAGGCTGATGACAGTATTGGTCCCGAAGTAGAGAAGTTGGTGGCTTCACTTCCTCATGGAGGTGTTCTTCTTCTGGAAAACGTGAGGTTTTACAAGGAGGAAGAAAAGAATGACCCCGAGCATGCGAAGAAGCTTGCTGCTCTTGCAGATCTATATGTTAATGATGCATTTGGTACTGCTCACAGGGCACATGCATCAACAGAGGGAGTCACTAAATTCCTCAAGCCATCCGTTGCTGGTTTTCTTTTGCAAAAG GAACTTGACTACCTTGTTGGGGCTGTATCAAACCCAAAGAGGCCATTTGCTGCCATTGTGGGTGGTTCCAAGGTCTCATCCAAAATTGGAGTGATTGAATCCCTTCTCGAAAAATGTGACATCCTTCTACTTGGAGGAGGTATGATCTTCACATTTTACAAGGCACAAGGTCTCTCAGTTGGTTCTTCCCTTGTAGAGGAAGATAAGTTAGATCTTGCTACATCTCTCCTTGCAAAAGCTAAGGCAAAGGGCGTGTCTCTCTTGTTACCATCTGACGTGGTGATTGCAGACAAATTCGCTCCCGATGCAAACAGCAAG GTTGTGCCAGCGTCTGCGATTCCTGACGGTTGGATGGGCCTGGATATTGGTCCAGAGTCTATTAAAACATTCAACGAAGCATTGGAAACTACCAAAACCATTATATGGAATGGACCAATGGGAGTCTTTGAGTTTGACAAATTTGCTGTTGGGACAGAG GCTATTGCAAAGAAGCTGGCTGATCTCAGCGGAAAGGGTGTGACCACAATTATTGGAGGAGGAGATTCCGTTGCGGCCGTGGAGAAAGTGGGAGTTGCAAATGTCATGAGCCACATATCCACAGGTGGTGGTGCCAGTTTGGAGTTGCTGGAAGGAAAAGAGCTTCCTGGTGTCCTTGCCCTCGATGAAGCCACACCAGTTGCCGTGTAA
- the LOC112771877 gene encoding phosphoglycerate kinase, cytosolic → MATKRSVSTLKEGDLKGKRVFVRVDLNVPLDDNSKITDDTRIRAAVPTIKYLTGYGAKVILASHLGRPKGVTPKYSLKPLVPRLTELLGVDVKMANDSIGEEVEKLVASLPEGGVLLLENVRFYKEEEKNDPEYAKKLAGLADLYVNDAFGTAHRAHASTEGVAKYLKPAVAGFLMQKELDYLVGAVSNPKKPFAAIVGGSKVSTKIGVIESLLEKVDLLLLGGGMIFTFYKAQGHKVGSSLVEEDKLDLATSLFEKAKAKGVSLLLPTDVVIADKFAADANSKTVPASGIPDGWMGLDIGPDSIKTFNEALDKTKTIIWNGPMGVFEFEKFAAGTEAVAKKLADLSGKGVTTIIGGGDSVAAVEKVGLADKMSHISTGGGASLELLEGKQLPGVLALDDA, encoded by the exons ATGGCGACAAAGAGGAGCGTGTCTACGTTGAAGGAGGGTGATCTGAAAGGAAAGCGGGTGTTCGTTAGGGTGGATCTCAACGTTCCTTTGGATGATAACAGCAAAATCACCGACGACACTAGGATCCGTGCTGCTGTTCCCACTATCAAGTACTTGACCGGTTATGGCGCCAAGGTCATCCTTGCCAGCCACTTG GGACGTCCAAAAGGTGTTACACCAAAGTACAGTTTGAAGCCGCTTGTGCCAAGACTTACTGAACTTCTTGGAGTTGAT GTCAAGATGGCAAATGACTCTATTGGGGAGGAAGTTGAGAAATTAGTTGCCAGTCTTCCAGAAGGGGGTGTGTTGCTGCTAGAGAATGTTAGGTTCTACaaggaggaagagaagaatgACCCTGAGTATGCAAAGAAGCTAGCTGGTCTTGCTGATCTCTACGTCAATGATGCTTTCGGCACCGCTCACAGAGCTCATGCTTCGACCGAAGGAGTTGCTAAGTACTTGAAACCTGCTGTTGCCGGATTCCTCATGCAGAAG GAACTTGACTACCTTGTTGGGGCTGTGTCGAACCCCAAGAAGCCGTTTGCTGCCATTGTTGGTGGATCAAAGGTTTCAACCAAGATTGGAGTCATTGAGTCCTTGTTGGAGAAGGTCGACCTTCTCTTGCTCGGTGGAGGAATGATCTTCACTTTCTACAAGGCTCAGGGTCACAAAGTTGGTTCATCTCTTGTGGAGGAAGACAAGCTTGATCTTGCAACCTCGCTCTTTGAGAAGGCCAAGGCTAAAGGGGTTTCCCTATTGCTTCCGACTGATGTAGTTATAGCAGATAAGTTTGCTGCTGATGCTAACAGCAAG ACTGTGCCAGCATCAGGTATTCCAGACGGATGGATGGGGTTGGATATTGGACCTGATTCCATCAAAACATTCAACGAAGCATTGGACAAGACTAAGACAATCATCTGGAATGGACCAATGGGTGTTTTTGAGTTCGAGAAGTTTGCAGCAGGAACAGAG GCTGTTGCCAAGAAACTTGCAGATCTGAGCGGCAAGGGTGTGACAACTATCATTGGAGGTGGCGATTCAGTTGCGGCTGTGGAGAAGGTTGGCCTTGCAGACAAGATGAGCCACATTTCAACTGGTGGTGGTGCCAGCTTAGAGCTTCTTGAGGGGAAGCAGCTCCCTGGAGTCCTAGCCCTTGATGATGCTTGA